Genomic DNA from Fimbriimonas ginsengisoli Gsoil 348:
CGACCATTAGTCCAATCGCGAACGGATAGCCGTATCGCCAATGCAGCTCGGGCATCTTATCGAAGTTCATGCCGTAGATTCCGGCAATTAAGGCGGCGGTCATAAGAACCGTCGATAGGATCGTCATCTTCTTCATGACGTTGTTCAGGTTGTTCGAGACGGTGGAGAGGTGTACGTCGAGCACCGAGGTTAGGGCGTCCCGGTTTGAGTCGATTAGCTCCGCTAATCGGAGCGCGTGGTCGTACACGTCCTGGAAGTAAATCTTTGAATCGGCGGGCACTTGGGTGAAATCGCGTCGCAAAAGGCTGTTCATCACGTCCCGGGTGGGGGTGATGGCCCGCCGAAGGCCGAGCAGCGACCGCTTCAACCGCATGATGTTCGGAAGCTGGGTAGCGTCGCCGTCGAAGATCTTCTCGGTAAGGTCGTCCGTCATCTCCTCGATTTCGTCGAGGATCGGGAAGTAAGAATCGACGGCGGCGTCCAAGAGCGCGTGCATCAAGAATGCTGGGTGATCTCCGATGCGGTCGGGGTGGTCCTCCCAACGGTGAAACCAGTCGTCCACGACCTCCAGGTCTGCCCGAGCCACGGTAACCAACGAGTGGTCGCGAAGGAAGAACGCGAGCTCGGCGAAATCGATGTCCGTGGTCTTGGCCTGAACAGGCACGCCAACACTGAGAAAGACCGATGGACCGAATTCTTGAAGCGCGGGTCTCTCCGTTTCGTTTAGCGCATCTTCAACCGCCAAGGGGTGGAATTTGAGTCGCTCGATAAGGAACTTCCGGGCGTCGTCCTGATCCTCCCATCGAATGTGGAGCCAGACGAGGCGCGACCCGTCCATAACCGCCGAGATGGCCTGTTCCACGTCCAGCGGCTCGCACTTTTGCTCGCTCAATACCGCGGCTCGAATGGCCAGAGATCCGTTCTGCTCCAATCTTAAGTTCCTTGCGAGCTGCTTTTCCAGCGCCAATGCATCAAGGCGATCTGGGTCTTGGCGTCCCGTATCTCCCCCCGGTCGAGCATTTCGAATGCCTCCTCGATCGCGATCGAAACCAGTTCCACATCTTCGTGCTCGTCCACTCCACCTCCCTCGCCGACCGGCTCTTCGCCCGAGACGTCCGCAAAGTACAGGTCGACTCGCTCCGAGAGAGCTCCTGGCGAGCCGTACATCACTCCCAGTGGCTCGAGCGACCGGACGCGGTAGCCGATCTCCTCTTCGACCTCTCGCCGGGCCGATTCTTCGGCGCTCTCTCCTTCGTCGATCACCCCGGCGACGATCTCGACGAGCCAGGGCTCCTCGTGTCGGATCATCGGCGGGCGAAGCTGGCGGACGAAGA
This window encodes:
- the corA gene encoding magnesium/cobalt transporter CorA, producing the protein MEQNGSLAIRAAVLSEQKCEPLDVEQAISAVMDGSRLVWLHIRWEDQDDARKFLIERLKFHPLAVEDALNETERPALQEFGPSVFLSVGVPVQAKTTDIDFAELAFFLRDHSLVTVARADLEVVDDWFHRWEDHPDRIGDHPAFLMHALLDAAVDSYFPILDEIEEMTDDLTEKIFDGDATQLPNIMRLKRSLLGLRRAITPTRDVMNSLLRRDFTQVPADSKIYFQDVYDHALRLAELIDSNRDALTSVLDVHLSTVSNNLNNVMKKMTILSTVLMTAALIAGIYGMNFDKMPELHWRYGYPFAIGLMVASAAVTLLIFRKIRWL
- a CDS encoding NUDIX domain-containing protein codes for the protein MRRIDLIGRRRVYDGFCKLDVIELRYEARDGSMSEPIKREVIERGDAVGALVRKDENFLFVRQLRPPMIRHEEPWLVEIVAGVIDEGESAEESARREVEEEIGYRVRSLEPLGVMYGSPGALSERVDLYFADVSGEEPVGEGGGVDEHEDVELVSIAIEEAFEMLDRGEIRDAKTQIALMHWRWKSSSQGT